One window of Nostoc sp. C052 genomic DNA carries:
- a CDS encoding tetratricopeptide repeat protein — protein MTEVIRSGSLNNIEIGTGDWGLEIGDWENLDGNSDPNEILKEFPVQSRSDFGVSAASLLGAAPTTQLNTSQSNADTVSVSPVPSTQSRNAEDSSTLAQQSGELWTQPVESIEFEERYLEKARETDDSDGGRSRPNEEVISLGSLGNAYQSLGEYHLAIEFYQQWLDTAREIGDRLGEAKSLSGLGNAYQSLGKYQRAIEFYQQWLSITRKIGDRTGEGICLGSLGNTYEYLGKYEQAIEFYQQWLSITKNIGDWTGECICLGSLGNTYESLGNYQLAIEFYQQWLGVARFISDRNGEGMALSGLGSAYKALGQYQMAFEFHQHSLEIRRHLDDRHGEANAWFNLGLVLEKINRESEAIDAFCNAREIYHAMGLDASLQDCNHAIELLSQNVATFTSGFWFGKWLNNLSQIVKSGSNRHP, from the coding sequence ATGACAGAAGTAATTAGATCCGGGAGCCTAAATAACATTGAAATAGGGACTGGGGATTGGGGACTAGAGATTGGGGATTGGGAAAATTTGGATGGGAATTCAGATCCCAACGAAATCTTAAAGGAATTTCCTGTCCAGTCTCGTTCGGACTTCGGCGTAAGTGCTGCTTCTCTACTAGGGGCTGCGCCAACGACACAGCTTAATACAAGTCAGTCGAATGCTGACACCGTAAGCGTCAGCCCAGTACCCAGTACCCAGTCCCGGAACGCCGAGGATTCCTCAACTTTGGCGCAGCAATCTGGGGAATTATGGACGCAACCTGTTGAGTCCATTGAGTTTGAAGAACGGTACTTAGAAAAAGCCAGAGAAACAGACGATAGCGACGGTGGGCGAAGCCGACCCAATGAGGAAGTTATTTCTTTGGGAAGTTTGGGCAATGCTTACCAGTCATTAGGCGAGTACCACCTAGCAATTGAGTTTTATCAGCAGTGGTTGGATACGGCTAGAGAAATAGGCGATCGCTTGGGGGAAGCCAAATCTTTATCTGGGTTGGGTAATGCTTACCAATCACTGGGCAAATACCAGCGAGCGATTGAATTTTATCAGCAGTGGTTGAGTATCACTAGGAAAATTGGCGATCGCACTGGAGAAGGCATTTGCTTGGGAAGTTTGGGCAATACTTATGAATACCTGGGCAAGTACGAGCAAGCGATAGAGTTTTATCAGCAGTGGTTGAGTATAACGAAGAACATAGGTGATTGGACTGGAGAATGCATTTGCCTGGGAAGTTTGGGCAATACTTATGAATCGTTAGGAAATTACCAACTGGCAATTGAGTTTTACCAGCAATGGTTAGGGGTGGCAAGATTCATCAGCGATCGCAACGGCGAAGGCATGGCCTTAAGTGGCTTGGGCAGTGCTTATAAGGCTTTGGGACAGTACCAAATGGCCTTTGAGTTTCATCAGCATTCATTAGAGATCAGAAGACATCTCGACGATCGACATGGGGAAGCAAACGCCTGGTTTAATTTGGGTTTGGTATTAGAAAAAATCAATCGAGAATCAGAAGCGATCGATGCCTTTTGCAATGCTCGCGAAATTTATCACGCAATGGGCCTTGATGCCAGCCTGCAAGATTGTAACCATGCTATTGAACTTCTTTCTCAAAATGTTGCAACCTTCACATCTGGCTTTTGGTTTGGGAAATGGTTAAATAATTTGTCACAGATAGTTAAATCTGGTTCTAATAGACATCCCTAG
- a CDS encoding IS630 transposase-related protein, whose protein sequence is MAAYSIDLRQKILSAWQNKEGRQRELAKRFKVSLSLIRDFLCRYRETAEIAARPQGGDRRSKLNSIEQELLKVIVTEQSDIYLREIQEAIKERTEIDVSISSLSRTLKRLKLNRKKNFSID, encoded by the coding sequence ATGGCAGCATATTCAATTGACTTACGACAAAAGATATTAAGTGCGTGGCAAAACAAAGAAGGCAGGCAAAGGGAATTAGCAAAACGATTTAAAGTCAGTTTGTCTTTGATTCGTGACTTTTTATGCCGGTATCGAGAGACGGCAGAGATTGCTGCCAGACCCCAAGGAGGAGACCGCCGCTCGAAGCTTAATAGTATTGAGCAAGAATTGTTAAAGGTAATCGTGACAGAGCAAAGCGATATATATTTGCGAGAAATTCAAGAAGCCATAAAAGAGCGCACAGAAATAGACGTAAGTATATCCAGTTTATCCCGCACTCTTAAACGCTTAAAATTAAATCGGAAAAAAAACTTTAGTATCGACTGA
- a CDS encoding transposase: MRYEFRLWLDTIDVKNLIFIDETCVNLSMTRHYARGIDGGRIYDERPGNKGKNITVIGAMSDEGLIATMTFPGSLNTASFLVFIEQILLPQLWIGAIIVMDNLPVHYAATAKSLIKSVGSKVKFLPPYSPDLSPIELCWSKLKEIQRWC; the protein is encoded by the coding sequence TTGCGCTATGAATTTCGACTTTGGCTAGATACGATAGATGTCAAAAACCTGATATTTATTGATGAAACATGTGTAAATCTGTCTATGACAAGACATTATGCCAGAGGAATTGACGGCGGAAGAATCTATGATGAGCGACCAGGTAATAAAGGCAAAAACATCACCGTAATTGGGGCTATGAGTGATGAGGGATTAATTGCCACTATGACTTTTCCAGGTAGTCTGAACACTGCTAGCTTTTTAGTTTTTATTGAGCAAATATTACTACCTCAGTTATGGATTGGAGCAATTATAGTCATGGACAATTTACCCGTTCATTATGCTGCAACTGCAAAATCTTTAATAAAATCTGTTGGCTCAAAGGTTAAGTTTTTGCCTCCATATTCACCTGATTTATCGCCAATTGAGTTATGTTGGTCAAAGCTAAAAGAAATTCAACGTTGGTGCTAA
- a CDS encoding AAA family ATPase — protein MVSTLVNIPGYRIYDLLYSGSRTLVYRGYRETDSLPVVIKLLKNPYPSFNELLSFRNQYTIAKNLNSPLIIQTYSLEPYQNGYALVMEDFGGISLKDWRVGGSIESLMEFLEIAIALCNTLDILYQERIIHKDIKPANILINPETKQVKLIDFSIASLLPRETQTLINPNILEGTLAYISPEQTGRMNRGIDYRTDFYSLGITFYELLADKLPFASNDPMELVHSHIAKMPMPLVGNREEIPQILCDIVMKLMAKNAEDRYQSALGLKFDLENCLHQLQVDGKIKNFEIAQRDVCDRFIIPDKLYGRETEVSTLLQAFERVSLGATEMMLVAGFSGIGKTTVVNEVHKPIVRQRGYFIKGKYDQFQRNIPFSAFVQAFRDLIGQLLTESDIQIQQWRNQILEAVGENGQVIIEVIPELSRIIGEQPTAIELSGTAAENRFNLLFQNFIQVFTSAEHPLVMFLDDLQWADSASLKLMQLLMADTKHLLLIGAYRDNEVNPAHPLMLTLSEIQENQATINTINLAPLNQVIVNQLVADTLKCQESLAWSLSQLVYQKTQGNPFFATQFLKALHQDRLIEFIPPTPYQAGGWQCDIVQVNEQAVTDDVVVFMAFQLQKLPPSTQQVLQLAASIGNQFDLETLAIVSEQSQIETASDLWKALQEGLILPISDVYKFYQGEEREQLALSDRNTSKQIAKYRFLHDRVQQAAYSLIPDEQKQATHLKIGKLLLHSSSEVELEEKLFDIALHLNQGIELITQPQEREALAQLNLKAGVKARNSTAYTAARVYLQTGIDILTANCWQDQYELTLDLHIAATEAAYLNADFDGMEKIAAVVLQKAETILDKIKIYQIQIVAQTAQGKILEAIAVGRDALLQLGVELPTAPDEAKIAKALQTVASLQGDREIEELVDLPVMSDRQTHAAMQLLGILFSPILQAMPGLMPILSTTMVSLSLQFGNAPGSTVGYAIHSMVLCAFLGEVESGYSFGRLAINLLDRFNVGEFKCKVLLLFAAWVQHHQESLRATMLTMKDGYTTGIETGDFLNAGYNSLDYLIAKLFAGVELDIWEPEIAAYRAVLVQVKQYSAQTFLDMMQQTVQNLREARILSDCLIGSAYDETVMLSKHHQDNDLTAIAIAYTYKLMLAYFFGNYTAALDYNAQAKQYLMAVSGMIFIPIFHFYTALTYLALLPTQPESEQGEFLSLTQTHQTTLQQWAQNAPMNHLHKWYLVEAERQRVLGNKAEAIEHYDRAIIGAKENDYIQEEALANELAAKFYLDWGKQEIAQVYMTKAYYGYARWGAKAKVADLERRYPQLLAPILQKTRTALSVNETVFALGTVTSASSSSSSSSVSDSLDLAAILKASQSISGEIELEKLLSSLLAIVIENAGADKCVLMLLRDERLLIKGSIIEGSEPVVLQRLPVEESQDIPLKLIYKVKNNRQTAVLLDATADPTLANDPYIIRQQPQSILCSPILHQGKLLGILYLENKLTAGAFTSDRVELLNLLCAQAAISLENARLYERSLEYSQQLERSLDELKAAQSHLQVSQQRLQLLVQQTPLAVIEWDINFLVTDWNPAAERIFGYTKQEALGRQFQFIIPEVIQAQMKEVSIEIISQQGGNYSINENITKDGRTIICAWYNNPLVNADGELIGVASLTDDITERKLAELALQQKSHLLQQALQDLQQAQLQMVQSEKMSALGNLVAGVAHEMNNPLGFIAASLKQTKPTIADITEHLKLYQETFQNPSEEIQVHAEEIDLDYTLADLPKMIDSMSMACERLKNISTSLRTFSRADKDYKVPFNIHQGIDSTILILKHRLKGNEQRPTIEVVTHYSNLPQVECFPGQLNQVFMNVLANAIDALDEFNQGRSFEEIQLNPNCITITTSVENSLVRIAIADNGKGMSEEVKSKIFDHLFTTKAVGQGTGLGLAIARQIVEETHSGKLSFNSVLGLGTEFIIEIPV, from the coding sequence ATGGTTAGCACTTTAGTCAATATTCCCGGATATCGCATCTATGATTTACTCTACTCTGGTTCTAGAACCCTAGTTTATCGAGGGTATCGAGAGACTGACTCGTTACCTGTAGTGATTAAACTGCTGAAAAACCCTTATCCCAGCTTCAATGAACTCTTATCGTTTCGCAATCAATACACCATTGCCAAAAATCTTAACTCACCGCTAATCATCCAAACCTATAGCCTCGAACCCTATCAGAATGGTTATGCGTTGGTGATGGAAGACTTTGGGGGGATTTCTCTCAAAGATTGGAGAGTAGGGGGAAGCATAGAATCTCTGATGGAGTTTTTAGAAATAGCGATCGCACTGTGCAATACCTTAGATATACTCTACCAGGAGCGGATTATTCACAAAGATATCAAACCCGCCAATATTTTAATTAATCCCGAAACTAAACAAGTTAAATTAATCGATTTTAGTATTGCATCTTTACTACCACGGGAAACACAGACACTAATTAATCCCAATATATTAGAAGGCACACTAGCTTATATTTCTCCAGAACAAACAGGCAGAATGAATCGAGGGATTGACTACCGAACTGATTTTTATTCTTTAGGTATAACATTTTACGAGTTACTTGCAGACAAGTTACCTTTTGCGTCAAACGATCCGATGGAGTTGGTACATTCTCATATTGCTAAAATGCCTATGCCATTAGTAGGGAACAGGGAAGAGATTCCCCAAATACTCTGTGATATTGTCATGAAATTGATGGCAAAAAATGCTGAAGACAGATATCAAAGTGCATTGGGATTGAAGTTTGATTTAGAAAATTGTTTACATCAGCTACAAGTTGATGGTAAAATTAAGAATTTTGAGATTGCACAGAGGGATGTGTGCGATCGCTTCATCATCCCTGATAAACTCTATGGACGAGAAACCGAAGTATCAACTCTACTTCAAGCATTTGAGCGAGTCAGCCTTGGTGCAACAGAAATGATGCTGGTAGCTGGGTTTTCAGGGATTGGGAAAACTACGGTTGTCAACGAAGTTCATAAACCGATTGTGCGCCAACGCGGTTATTTTATCAAAGGTAAATATGACCAATTTCAACGAAATATTCCCTTCAGTGCCTTTGTGCAAGCATTCCGGGATTTAATTGGACAATTATTAACTGAAAGTGATATCCAAATCCAGCAATGGAGAAACCAAATATTAGAGGCAGTTGGGGAAAATGGACAAGTAATTATTGAAGTTATCCCCGAATTATCAAGAATTATTGGTGAACAACCAACCGCCATAGAATTATCAGGAACGGCGGCAGAAAATAGATTTAATTTATTGTTTCAAAATTTTATCCAAGTTTTTACCAGTGCAGAACATCCCTTAGTAATGTTTTTAGATGATTTGCAATGGGCAGATTCAGCATCGCTGAAGTTAATGCAGCTATTGATGGCTGATACAAAGCATCTTTTGTTAATTGGTGCATATCGTGATAACGAAGTCAACCCAGCACATCCATTGATGTTGACTTTGAGTGAGATTCAAGAAAACCAAGCAACGATTAATACGATTAATTTAGCACCACTGAATCAAGTCATAGTGAATCAATTAGTTGCTGATACACTGAAATGTCAGGAAAGTTTGGCATGGAGTCTTTCTCAATTAGTCTATCAAAAAACTCAAGGTAATCCATTTTTTGCAACCCAGTTTCTCAAAGCATTGCATCAAGATAGGCTAATTGAATTTATCCCTCCAACCCCTTACCAAGCGGGGGGGTGGCAATGTGACATTGTACAAGTGAATGAGCAAGCAGTTACAGATGATGTTGTGGTCTTTATGGCATTTCAATTACAAAAACTGCCGCCATCAACTCAACAGGTATTACAGTTAGCTGCTAGTATTGGCAACCAGTTTGATTTAGAAACTTTGGCAATTGTTTCGGAACAATCCCAAATCGAAACGGCTTCAGATTTGTGGAAAGCGTTGCAAGAAGGGTTGATTTTACCAATTAGTGATGTTTATAAATTTTATCAAGGAGAAGAACGCGAGCAATTAGCGCTGTCAGATCGGAATACCAGTAAACAAATAGCGAAATATAGATTTTTACATGATCGAGTACAGCAAGCGGCCTATTCTCTGATTCCCGATGAGCAAAAACAAGCAACTCACCTCAAAATTGGAAAATTACTACTGCACAGTTCCTCGGAAGTAGAACTGGAAGAAAAACTATTTGATATTGCCCTGCATTTAAACCAAGGAATTGAGCTAATCACCCAACCGCAAGAACGGGAAGCCTTAGCCCAACTGAACTTAAAAGCTGGAGTGAAGGCGAGAAATTCTACAGCTTATACTGCGGCAAGAGTTTATTTGCAAACAGGGATTGACATACTGACAGCCAACTGCTGGCAAGATCAATATGAATTGACTCTGGATCTCCATATTGCTGCTACCGAAGCTGCTTATTTGAATGCTGATTTTGATGGCATGGAAAAAATAGCAGCGGTGGTGTTACAAAAAGCTGAGACGATTTTAGACAAAATCAAAATTTACCAAATTCAAATCGTCGCCCAGACAGCCCAGGGCAAAATATTAGAAGCCATTGCAGTCGGAAGAGATGCACTCTTGCAATTGGGGGTTGAACTCCCCACTGCACCTGACGAAGCCAAAATTGCTAAAGCGCTGCAAACCGTAGCCAGCCTTCAAGGTGATAGAGAGATTGAGGAATTAGTCGATCTACCTGTAATGAGCGATCGCCAGACTCATGCAGCTATGCAACTGTTAGGAATATTATTTTCACCCATTCTACAGGCAATGCCAGGATTAATGCCCATACTGAGTACAACGATGGTGAGTTTATCACTCCAGTTTGGGAATGCACCAGGATCAACGGTGGGGTATGCGATTCACAGTATGGTGTTATGTGCCTTTTTGGGAGAAGTGGAATCTGGGTATAGCTTTGGGCGATTGGCAATCAACTTGCTTGACAGATTTAATGTCGGGGAATTCAAGTGTAAAGTTCTACTTTTGTTTGCGGCTTGGGTTCAACATCATCAGGAATCTCTCAGGGCAACGATGCTGACGATGAAAGATGGCTATACAACTGGTATAGAAACTGGTGATTTTCTCAACGCTGGCTACAACTCCCTCGATTACCTGATTGCCAAACTTTTTGCTGGGGTAGAACTGGACATTTGGGAACCGGAAATAGCAGCTTACAGGGCTGTCTTGGTGCAGGTAAAACAATATTCTGCCCAGACTTTTTTGGATATGATGCAGCAGACTGTGCAGAACTTGAGGGAAGCCCGTATTCTGTCGGATTGCTTAATTGGCAGTGCCTACGATGAAACGGTGATGCTTTCTAAGCACCATCAGGACAACGATCTCACAGCGATCGCAATTGCTTACACTTACAAACTGATGCTGGCCTACTTTTTTGGTAACTACACGGCTGCCCTAGACTATAACGCCCAAGCCAAACAGTATTTAATGGCAGTATCAGGGATGATTTTCATTCCCATTTTTCATTTCTATACAGCCCTGACGTATTTGGCGCTCTTACCCACACAGCCAGAGTCAGAGCAAGGCGAATTTTTGTCTTTGACCCAAACCCATCAAACCACTTTGCAACAGTGGGCGCAAAATGCCCCGATGAATCATCTGCATAAATGGTATTTAGTTGAAGCAGAACGGCAACGAGTTTTGGGCAATAAAGCCGAAGCAATTGAACATTACGATCGCGCCATCATTGGAGCCAAAGAAAATGATTATATTCAGGAAGAAGCGTTGGCTAATGAACTAGCCGCAAAATTTTACCTCGACTGGGGTAAACAGGAAATTGCCCAGGTATACATGACGAAGGCTTACTATGGCTATGCTCGTTGGGGTGCAAAAGCCAAAGTTGCTGATTTGGAAAGACGCTATCCCCAACTCTTGGCTCCGATTCTCCAAAAAACTCGCACGGCTCTCTCGGTTAACGAAACCGTTTTCGCATTAGGAACAGTCACCTCTGCTAGTTCTTCTAGTTCTTCCTCCAGCGTCTCCGATTCTCTCGATTTAGCCGCTATTCTCAAGGCTTCCCAAAGTATCTCAGGTGAAATCGAACTGGAAAAATTGCTCTCATCGTTGCTTGCGATCGTCATCGAAAATGCGGGGGCTGATAAATGCGTGCTAATGCTGTTGCGAGACGAACGCCTGCTAATCAAAGGGTCAATTATTGAGGGTTCAGAGCCGGTCGTGTTGCAGCGCCTTCCCGTTGAGGAGAGTCAAGATATTCCCCTAAAGCTGATTTACAAAGTGAAGAACAACAGACAGACTGCTGTGCTGCTGGATGCGACGGCCGATCCGACTTTAGCCAATGACCCATATATCATTCGTCAGCAGCCTCAGAGTATCTTGTGCAGCCCGATTTTACATCAAGGGAAGTTGCTGGGTATTTTGTACTTAGAAAACAAATTAACAGCGGGGGCGTTCACGAGCGATCGCGTGGAATTGCTGAATTTACTTTGCGCTCAAGCCGCGATTTCCCTAGAAAATGCCCGACTTTACGAGCGATCGCTAGAATATTCCCAACAGCTAGAGCGATCGCTTGATGAGTTGAAAGCTGCACAGTCTCACTTGCAAGTATCCCAACAACGCCTCCAGCTATTAGTTCAACAAACCCCACTGGCGGTTATCGAGTGGGATATCAATTTTCTAGTTACTGACTGGAACCCAGCCGCAGAAAGAATATTTGGTTATACAAAACAGGAAGCTTTAGGTCGTCAATTCCAATTCATCATTCCTGAAGTAATTCAAGCACAAATGAAGGAAGTTAGCATTGAGATTATATCCCAGCAGGGCGGTAATTATAGTATCAATGAAAATATTACAAAAGATGGTAGAACAATTATTTGTGCTTGGTATAATAATCCACTTGTGAATGCGGATGGTGAGTTAATTGGAGTTGCTTCCCTAACAGATGATATTACTGAACGCAAACTTGCTGAACTTGCCTTACAGCAAAAATCACACTTATTACAACAAGCATTGCAAGACTTACAACAAGCACAATTACAAATGGTGCAAAGTGAGAAAATGTCTGCTTTGGGTAACTTAGTTGCTGGGGTAGCCCACGAAATGAATAATCCTTTGGGATTTATTGCGGCTAGTCTCAAACAAACTAAACCCACTATCGCTGATATTACCGAACACCTCAAACTATATCAAGAAACTTTCCAGAATCCGAGTGAAGAAATTCAAGTTCATGCAGAGGAAATAGATTTAGATTATACCTTAGCAGACTTGCCTAAGATGATTGATTCTATGTCTATGGCGTGCGAAAGGTTAAAAAATATCAGCACTAGTTTAAGAACTTTCTCCCGTGCTGATAAAGATTATAAAGTACCATTTAATATTCACCAAGGCATTGATAGCACCATCCTCATTCTCAAACATCGTCTGAAGGGAAATGAACAACGTCCCACCATTGAAGTTGTCACACATTATAGTAACTTACCTCAAGTTGAATGTTTCCCCGGTCAATTGAATCAGGTGTTTATGAATGTTTTAGCAAATGCTATTGATGCCTTAGATGAATTTAATCAAGGACGTAGTTTTGAAGAAATTCAACTCAATCCTAACTGCATTACAATTACAACCTCAGTCGAAAATAGTCTAGTTAGAATTGCGATCGCTGACAATGGTAAGGGGATGAGTGAAGAGGTGAAATCAAAAATATTTGACCATTTGTTTACGACGAAAGCTGTTGGTCAAGGTACAGGATTAGGGTTAGCGATCGCTCGTCAAATCGTTGAAGAAACTCACAGCGGAAAATTGAGTTTTAACTCTGTTCTGGGTCTAGGTACTGAATTTATCATTGAAATTCCGGTATAA